The following coding sequences lie in one Rutidosis leptorrhynchoides isolate AG116_Rl617_1_P2 chromosome 6, CSIRO_AGI_Rlap_v1, whole genome shotgun sequence genomic window:
- the LOC139855870 gene encoding 4-alpha-glucanotransferase DPE2: MVNLGLFSEIKPVVSVNVRFRIPYYTQWGQSLVVCGSETVLGSGNVKKGLLLTPFHDGDQLIWGGSLTVPVGFRTEYSYYVVDDDKNILRWEVGNKRKLVLPEGVENGKVVEIHDLWQNGSDSLPFKNAFKNVIFRKSSSLAIEKPLGVIQNKSDHEDSITVQFKICCPNIAEGTSIYVIGSSGELGRWKVHDGLKLNYVGESVWEGDCVVPKGVFPLKYKYCKYGKTGNLSLEYGSNREVTVDVSISGPNYVILSDGMMREMPWRGAGVAIPMFSVRSEDDVGVGEFLDLKLVVDWAVDSGFHLLQLLPINDTSVHKMWWDSYPYSSLSVFALHPLYLRLQALSENIPDDVNQEIQKAKKDLDRKDVDYEATMATKLSIAKKIFDLEKDSILNSSSFKKFLSENEEWLKPYAAFCFLRDFFGSSDHSNWGTFTQFSKDKLEKLVSKDSFHYDIIRFHYYIQYHLHLQLSESAEYAKEKGVVLKGDLPIGVDRNSVDTWVNPNLFRMNTSTGAPPDYFDKNGQNWGFPTYNWEEMSKDNYAWWRARLSQMANYFTAYRIDHILGFFRIWELPEHATTGLVGKFRPSIPLSQEELEKEGIWDFDRLSKPYILQEFLKEKFGPSWIIVASHFLNEYQKDRYEFKDDCNTEKKIVAKLKSLAEKSLLSESEEKLRRDLFDLLQNIVLIRDPEDSRSFYPRFNLEDTSSFKDLDENSKNIFRRLYYDYYFQRQETLWRQNAMKTLPALLNSSNMLACGEDLGLIPSCVHPVMQELGLIGLRIQRMPSEADLEFGIPSQYGYMTVCAPSCHDCSTLRAWWEEDEERRRSFFKTMVGSDSLPPKQCVPEIAYFVLRQHVESPSMWAIFPLQDLLALKEDYTTRPAAEETINDPTNPKHYWRFRVHVTMESLLKDTELSSTIKGLVRGSARSYPGQQEDAQSVITKLSVVPEKQQIAIEQEKIGLPNQDSKIKSIAVL; encoded by the exons ATGGTGAATTTGGGCCTGTTTTCTGAAATCAAGCCTGTAGTATCAGTGAATGTTAGATTCAGGATACCTTATTATACTCAATGGGGTCAGAGTTTAGTGGTGTGTGGGTCTGAAACTGTTCTTGGTTCCGGAAATGTGAAGAAAGGTCTTCTGTTGACCCCTTTTCATGATGGTGATCAACTGATATGGGGCGGGAGTTTGACCGTTCCTGTTGGGTTTCGAACCGAGTATAGTTATTATGTTGTGGATGATGACAAAAACATTTTAAGATGGGAAGTTGGAAATAAGAGGAAGTTAGTGCTTCCAGAAGGTGTTGAAAACGGAAAGGTCGTCGAGATTCATGATCTTTGGCAG AATGGTAGTGACAGTCTCCCTTTTAAGAATGCATTCAAGAACGTCATCTTTCGTAAGAGTAGCAGTTTGGCTATTGAGAAACCACTTGGCGTGATTCAAAATAAATCGGATCATGAAG ACTCGATTACTGTCCAATTCAAGATATGCTGCCCGAACATAGCAGAAGGAACATCG ATATACGTTATCGGCAGCTCGGGCGAGCTCGGGAGATGGAAAGTTCACGATGGACTGAAACTTAATTACGTCGGTGAATCCGTCTGGGAAGGAGATTGCGTAGTACCAAAGGGCGTTTTTCCTTTAAAATACAAATATTGTAAATATGGGAAAACTGGAAATTTGTCATTAGAATACGGTTCGAATCGGGAGGTAACGGTTGACGTTTCAATCAGTGGACCGAATTATGTTATTCTTTCAGATGGCATGATGCGA GAAATGCCATGGCGTGGTGCCGGTGTTGCGATTCCGATGTTTTCGGTGCGGTCCGAGGATGACGTTGGAGTTGGGGAGTTTCTTGATCTGAAATTAGTTGTTGACTGGGCTGTTGACTCTGGATTTCATTTACTTCAGCTTTTGCCAATAAATGATACGTCTGTGCATAAGATGTGGTGGGATTCGTATCCATACAG CTCTCTCTCGGTATTTGCGTTGCACCCGTTATACCTCAGACTCCAGGCACTATCTGAAAATATACCAGATGATGTCAAT CAAGAGATACAGAAGGCAAAGAAAGATCTTGACAGGAAG GACGTAGATTATGAGGCTACAATGGCGACAAAgctttcaattgccaagaagattTTCGATTTGGAGAAAGATTCGATACTAAATTCCAGTTCATTCAAAAAGTTCTTGTCTGAAAATGAG GAATGGTTGAAACCGTATGCCGCTTTTTGTTTCTTACGAGATTTCTTCGGAAGTTCAGACCATAGCAACTGGGGAACGTTTACTCAATTTTCTAAAGATAAG CTTGAAAAGCTTGTGTCCAAAGACAGCTTCCATTACGACATTATACGCTTCCATTACTATATTCAATACCATTTGCACTTACAA CTCTCAGAATCAGCAGAATATGCAAAAGAGAAAGGAGTGGTGTTAAAAGGAGATCTTCCGATAGGTGTCGATAGAAATAGCGTAGATACTTGGGTAAACCCAAATTTATTCCGCATGAACACTTCTACCGGAGCCCCACCCGATTATTTCGATAAAAATGGGCAGAATTGGGGTTTTCCCACTTACAATTGGGAGGAAATGTCTAAAGATAACTATGCATGGTGGCGTGCTCGTTTATCACAG ATGGCAAATTATTTCACGGCCTACAGGATCGATCACATATTGGGTTTTTTTAGAATATGGGAACTTCCGGAACATGCAACGACAGGGCTAGTTGGAAAATTTCGACCGTCTATACCTCTTAGTCAG GAAGAGCTTGAAAAAGAGGGAATATGGGATTTTGATCGGTTAAGCAAACCGTACATTCTGCAGGAGTTTTTAAAG GAAAAATTTGGACCTTCGTGGATAATCGTAGCTTCTCATTTCTTGAACGAATATCAGAAAGATCGTTATGAG TTCAAGGACGATTGCAACACTGAGAAAAAGATTGTTGCCAAGCTGAAATCACTTGCCGAGAAGTCATTATTGTCGGAAAGTGAAGAGAAATTAAGGCGTGATCTCTTTGATCTTCTGCag AACATAGTGCTTATTCGAGACCCCGAGGATTCTAGGAGTTTTTATCCGCGTTTTAACCTAGAAGACACATCGAGTTTCAAGGATTTGGATGAAAATAG CAAAAACATATTTAGAAGATTATATTACGACTACTATTTTCAACGACAAGAGACGCTTTGGCGCCAAAACGCTATGAAGACTTTGCCTGCTCTTCTTAATTCATCCAATATGTTAGCATGTGGAGAAGATCTAGGCCTTATTCCTTCTTGTGTTCATCCC GTTATGCAAGAGTTAGGATTAATAGGATTACGTATTCAACGTATGCCAAGTGAGGCGGATTTGGAGTTTGGTATTCCCTCTCAATATGGCTATATGACC GTATGTGCTCCATCATGTCATGATTGTTCTACATTACGTGCATGGTGGGAGGAAGATGAAGAAAGAAGACGTTCATTTTTTAAAACGATGGTGGGATCCGATAGTTTGCCACCAAAACAATGTGTCCCGGAAATAGCATATTTTGTACTGCGTCAGCATGTTGAATCTCCATCGATGTGGGCCATCTTTCCTCTACAG GATCTGCTAGCTTTAAAAGAAGATTATACAACCCGCCCTGCAGCTGAAGAGACGATCAATGATCCTACAAATCCTAAGCATTATTGGCGATTCC GTGTTCATGTGACAATGGAATCCCTATTGAAGGATACAGAACTTTCAAGCACGATTAAAGGACTTGTTCGTGGGAGTGCAAGATCGTATCCTGGTCAACAAGAAGACGCACAATCGGTTATAACCAAGCTTTCGGTGGTTCCAGAAAAGCAGCAAATTGCAATTGAGCAGGAGAAGATTGGTCTTCCTAATCAAGATTCAAAAATCAAAAGCATAGCAGTTTTGTAA